A region from the Cannabis sativa cultivar Pink pepper isolate KNU-18-1 chromosome 9, ASM2916894v1, whole genome shotgun sequence genome encodes:
- the LOC133030983 gene encoding uncharacterized protein LOC133030983 translates to MAAGGRNMNSFQAHPLPPPPPPPLPPRGQGRGPSMGHEQIACRLCNQMFMNSQALINHIETHLVEEDLAIQRRNNFIHRQQQLQQQQQQIHHQQQLMMMNNHNNNHNNHVYVIQSDGPAQATVFPYIHGQEPTFIQTPYHHQHHHHQPSPPLQIPAATTIPVNIHHHAAQDVIPAHAAAAIPVNMPATIPVNVQHHPAAAALTQINTNNHINHHQHQHQHHHNNNNNVLMMGPAGGASGNNHVNNGRGGGQLATPSPPPPPPLPNNNNNFYQQHYNFIHNNNFNSSVGRATHPNTPPQVVCSLPTSTHLPTSTLSGNGPKRQREEKEDKKKEEKEEDKEDDKDENKENINKNVKEEDDDDDDDVVVLDSVDQTRPFTSLLDHPIPKKKRTAEMKEKEKEKKAKIDFTLKLWPVTKSP, encoded by the coding sequence ATGGCGGCGGGTGGTAGAAATATGAACTCATTTCAAGCTCATCCACTGCCACCGCCTCCGCCTCCACCTCTGCCGCCACGTGGGCAAGGAAGAGGCCCTAGTATGGGCCATGAGCAAATAGCTTGTCGTTTGTGTAACCAAATGTTCATGAACTCACAAGCCCTAATAAACCATATTGAGACTCATTTGGTGGAAGAAGATTTGGCTATACAAAGAAGAAATAATTTCATTCATCGTCAACAACAacttcaacaacaacaacaacaaattcatcatcaacaacaacttATGATGAtgaataatcataataataatcataataatcatgTTTATGTTATCCAATCAGATGGACCAGCCCAAGCTACAGTTTTTCCTTATATTCATGGACAAGAGCCAACTTTTATCCAAACACCTTatcatcatcaacatcatcacCATCAGCCGTCGCCGCCTCTTCAAATTCCGGCGGCCACCACTATTCCAGTCAACATCCACCACCATGCTGCTCAGGATGTTATTCCTGCCCATGCTGCCGCCGCTATTCCAGTCAACATGCCCGCCACTATTCCAGTGAATGTCCAACATCATCCTGCCGCCGCTGCTTTGACTCAAATCAACACCAATAACCATATCAACCACCACCAACACCAACACCAGCACCAtcacaacaacaataacaatgTTTTGATGATGGGTCCAGCTGGCGGGGCCAGTGGGAACAACCATGTCAACAATGGTCGTGGTGGTGGCCAGCTGGCTACTCCTTCTCCTCCTCCTCCCCCTCCtcttcctaataataataataacttttatCAACAACATTATAATtttattcataataataattttaatagttcTGTTGGTAGGGCTACTCACCCGAACACACCCCCTCAGGTAGTGTGTTCTCTTCCTACTTCTACTCATTTGCCTACTTCTACCCTGAGTGGTAATGGGCCGAAGAGGCAGAGAGAGGAGAAGGAAGACAAGAAGAAAGAGGAAAAGGAGGAGGACAAGGAAGATGACAAAGATGAGAATAAAGAGAATATTAATAAGAATGTGAAGgaggaagatgatgatgatgatgatgatgtggTGGTGTTGGATTCTGTTGATCAAACTAGGCCATTTACAAGTCTTTTGGACCATCCGATTCCTAAAAAGAAACGGACGGCGGAGATGAAGGAGAAGGAGAAGGAAAAGAAGGCGAAAATTGATTTCACTCTCAAGCTCTGGCCTGTCACTAAATCTCCATAG
- the LOC115721914 gene encoding casein kinase 1-like protein 10 isoform X2, protein MEHVIGGKFKLGRKIGSGSFGELYLGINVQTGEEVAVKLESVKTKHPQLHYESKLYMLLQGGTGIPHLKWFGVEGEYNVMVIDLLGPSLEDLFNYCNRKFTLKTVLMLADQLINRVEYMHSRGFLHRDIKPDNFLMGLGRKANQVYIIDYGLAKKYRDLQTHKHIPYRENKNLTGTARYASVNTHLGVEQSRRDDLESLGYVLMYFLRGSLPWQGLKAGTKKQKYDKISEKKMLTPIEVLCKSYPSEFTSYFHYCRSLRFEDKPDYSYLKRLFRDLFIREGYQFDYVFDWTILKYPQIGSSSRSRQPSGKPVLNPGPSAERPSVGQEIRERFSGAVEAFARRNNSGHGLHGDHSRHRSSDDAPSSKDVKHDSERARSSSRNGSASKRPVLSSSRPSSSGEPSENRSSRLVSSSGRLSTTQRIQPGLESKTTSFSRNSAAGTRGSRDDTLRSFELLSIGTGKRK, encoded by the exons ATGGAGCATGTTATTGGGGGAAAGTTTAAGCTGGGAAGGAAGATCGGGAGTGGATCTTTTGGTGAACTTTATTTGG GAATTAATGTACAAACCGGAGAAGAAGTGGCTGTCAAGCTT GAATCAGTGAAGACTAAGCATCCTCAATTGCACTATGAGTCAAAGTTGTACATGCTTCTTCAAGGAGGAA CGGGTATCCCCCATCTCAAATGGTTTGGAGTTGAGGGTGAATACAATGTCATGGTTATTGATCTTCTTGGGCCAAGCCTTGAAGACCTTTTCAATTATTGCAACCGGAAATTCACGTTGAAGACTGTGTTAATGCTTGCAGATCAGTTA ATAAACAGGGTTGAGTACATGCACTCACGTGGTTTTCTTCACCGTGATATTAAGCCTGACAACTTTTTAATGGGTTTGGGGCGCAAAGCTAACCAG GTATATATCATAGATTATGGTCTTGCAAAAAAGTATAGGGATCTTCAGACGCACAAGCACATTCCATACAG GGAAAACAAGAATCTCACAGGAACCGCTCGTTATGCAAGTGTTAACACTCACCTCGGAGTTG AGCAAAGCAGAAGAGATGATTTGGAGTCTCTTGGTTATGTGCTCATGTATTTTTTGAGGGGAAG TCTTCCCTGGCAGGGATTAAAAGCAGGTACGAAAAAACAGAAATATGACAAGATCAGTGAAAAGAAGATGCTTACTCCCATTGAG GTTCTTTGTAAATCATATCCCTCAGAATTTACATCGTACTTCCATTATTGTCGGTCATTGCGGTTTGAAGACAAACCAGACTACTCGTACCTGAAGAGGCTTTTCAGAGACTTATTTATTCGAGAAG GGTATCAGTTTGACTATGTATTTGATTGGACTATACTGAAATATCCACAGATCGGGTCTAGTTCAAGATCTCGA CAACCAAGCGGGAAACCGGTTCTAAATCCTGGACCATCTGCAGAGAGGCCTTcag TGGGACAGGAGATCCGAGAAAGATTCTCTGGTGCGGTTGAGGCTTTTGCAAGAAGGAATAACTCTGGGCATGGTTTGCATGGAGACCATTCTAGACACAGATCTTCAGATGATGCGCCATCATCAAAAGATGTG AAACATGATTCTGAAAGGGCTAGGAGTTCTTCCCGGAATGGTAGTGCTTCAAAGAGACCTGTTTTATCAAGTAGCCGACCAAGCTCCTCTGGCGAGCCTAGTGAGAATCGTTCAAGTCGGTTAGTCTCAAGCAGCGGTCGCCTGTCAACAACTCAAAGAATTCAACCCGGGTTAGAGTCCAAAACCACTTCTTTCAGCCGCAATTCTGCAGCAGGCACAAGAGGCAGTCGTGACGATACTCTTAGAAGCTTCGAGCTCCTATCGATCGGCACAGGAAagaggaaataa
- the LOC115721914 gene encoding casein kinase 1-like protein 10 isoform X1: protein MEHVIGGKFKLGRKIGSGSFGELYLGINVQTGEEVAVKLESVKTKHPQLHYESKLYMLLQGGTGIPHLKWFGVEGEYNVMVIDLLGPSLEDLFNYCNRKFTLKTVLMLADQLINRVEYMHSRGFLHRDIKPDNFLMGLGRKANQVYIIDYGLAKKYRDLQTHKHIPYRENKNLTGTARYASVNTHLGVEQSRRDDLESLGYVLMYFLRGSLPWQGLKAGTKKQKYDKISEKKMLTPIEVLCKSYPSEFTSYFHYCRSLRFEDKPDYSYLKRLFRDLFIREGYQFDYVFDWTILKYPQIGSSSRSRQPSGKPVLNPGPSAERPSVGQEIRERFSGAVEAFARRNNSGHGLHGDHSRHRSSDDAPSSKDVQKHDSERARSSSRNGSASKRPVLSSSRPSSSGEPSENRSSRLVSSSGRLSTTQRIQPGLESKTTSFSRNSAAGTRGSRDDTLRSFELLSIGTGKRK, encoded by the exons ATGGAGCATGTTATTGGGGGAAAGTTTAAGCTGGGAAGGAAGATCGGGAGTGGATCTTTTGGTGAACTTTATTTGG GAATTAATGTACAAACCGGAGAAGAAGTGGCTGTCAAGCTT GAATCAGTGAAGACTAAGCATCCTCAATTGCACTATGAGTCAAAGTTGTACATGCTTCTTCAAGGAGGAA CGGGTATCCCCCATCTCAAATGGTTTGGAGTTGAGGGTGAATACAATGTCATGGTTATTGATCTTCTTGGGCCAAGCCTTGAAGACCTTTTCAATTATTGCAACCGGAAATTCACGTTGAAGACTGTGTTAATGCTTGCAGATCAGTTA ATAAACAGGGTTGAGTACATGCACTCACGTGGTTTTCTTCACCGTGATATTAAGCCTGACAACTTTTTAATGGGTTTGGGGCGCAAAGCTAACCAG GTATATATCATAGATTATGGTCTTGCAAAAAAGTATAGGGATCTTCAGACGCACAAGCACATTCCATACAG GGAAAACAAGAATCTCACAGGAACCGCTCGTTATGCAAGTGTTAACACTCACCTCGGAGTTG AGCAAAGCAGAAGAGATGATTTGGAGTCTCTTGGTTATGTGCTCATGTATTTTTTGAGGGGAAG TCTTCCCTGGCAGGGATTAAAAGCAGGTACGAAAAAACAGAAATATGACAAGATCAGTGAAAAGAAGATGCTTACTCCCATTGAG GTTCTTTGTAAATCATATCCCTCAGAATTTACATCGTACTTCCATTATTGTCGGTCATTGCGGTTTGAAGACAAACCAGACTACTCGTACCTGAAGAGGCTTTTCAGAGACTTATTTATTCGAGAAG GGTATCAGTTTGACTATGTATTTGATTGGACTATACTGAAATATCCACAGATCGGGTCTAGTTCAAGATCTCGA CAACCAAGCGGGAAACCGGTTCTAAATCCTGGACCATCTGCAGAGAGGCCTTcag TGGGACAGGAGATCCGAGAAAGATTCTCTGGTGCGGTTGAGGCTTTTGCAAGAAGGAATAACTCTGGGCATGGTTTGCATGGAGACCATTCTAGACACAGATCTTCAGATGATGCGCCATCATCAAAAGATGTG caGAAACATGATTCTGAAAGGGCTAGGAGTTCTTCCCGGAATGGTAGTGCTTCAAAGAGACCTGTTTTATCAAGTAGCCGACCAAGCTCCTCTGGCGAGCCTAGTGAGAATCGTTCAAGTCGGTTAGTCTCAAGCAGCGGTCGCCTGTCAACAACTCAAAGAATTCAACCCGGGTTAGAGTCCAAAACCACTTCTTTCAGCCGCAATTCTGCAGCAGGCACAAGAGGCAGTCGTGACGATACTCTTAGAAGCTTCGAGCTCCTATCGATCGGCACAGGAAagaggaaataa
- the LOC115723204 gene encoding F-box/LRR-repeat/kelch-repeat protein At1g09650-like, translated as MRKKKIGLTNSQVSDLEDQLKAMATDKAESPQTKKEYDNSFDSIQTNINFGKTSKFWQLPEELVERILLSLDADSLTICKFVCKSWFNMIERRYFVNKHLLGIAKMNMVNIFIGWVHLEESAKPQVCCTAFQRFSMISFCEGGQDDDDDDYLSCVIEEVKFPPISPPVMEEDAEDLPLGCVVFHCNGIIHIFDEESATSAILFNPALKEFKFLSLPEIHEEFDEV; from the exons ATGAG aaaaaaaaaaattgggttaACAAACTCACAAGTTTCTGATCTCGAAGACCAACTCAAAGCCATGGCTACTGACAAAGCTGAATCACCTCAAAC GAAGAAGGAATATGACAACTCATTCGATTCGATTCAAACTA ATATTAATTTTGGAAAAACAAGCAAGTTTTGGCAGCTACCAGAGGAGTTAGTGGAGAGAATTTTATTGAGTTTGGATGCTGACTCTCTTACAATTTGTAAGTTTGTTTGTAAGTCTTGGTTCAATATGATTGAAAGACGTTATTTTGTAAACAAACACCTTCTTGGCATTGCCAAGATGAATATGGTGAACATCTTTATCGGTTGGGTTCATCTAGAAGAATCAGCGAAACCCCAGGTGTGCTGTACCGCTTTTCAAAGATTTTCAATGATTTCTTTTTGCGAGGGTGGccaagatgatgatgatgatgactaCCTTTCTTGTGTCATTGAAGAAGTGAAATTTCCACCTATATCGCCGCCGGTGATGGAGGAAGATGCAGAGGACTTGCCATTAGGTTGCGTTGTCTTTCATTGTAATGGCATCATTCACATTTTTGATGAGGAATCTGCAACGTCGGCTATTTTGTTCAACCCAGCACTCAAAGAATTCAAGTTTCTATCTCTACCCGAGATTCATGAGGAATTCGATGAGGTATAG
- the LOC115723203 gene encoding putative pentatricopeptide repeat-containing protein At3g23330, producing the protein MNRTMLTRILSNPGNVKTKFQALQLHAQIIITGNTSSSSHTSTLISIYSNFNNLLHYTILLFHTLHSPPSLVAWKSIIRAYTSHTLFHQALYSFIQMRGFGIYPDHNIFPSVLKSCAVIMDLRLGQSVHGSIIRCGMGSELYTCNALMNMYFKFQGFVALNVFDEIPQRKGVCCTKDLSFGSSESERKIGSFDDSVRKVFELMPKRDVVSWNTVIAGNVQNGMYEEALIMLREMGNANLKPDSFTLSSVVPIFAEYVDVIKGKEIHGYAIRSGFDSDVFIGSSLIDMYAKCTRMEDSLRVFDLLPRRDAISWNSIIAGCVQNGAFDEGLRFFRLMLSAKIQPMPVTFSSIMPACAHLTTLHLGKQLHGYIIRGRFDENVYIASSLVDMYGKCGNIRMARWIFDRIESHDIVSWTAIIMGYALNGYGNDAISLFEQMEKEGIKPGYVSFIAILTACSHAGLIDRAWEYFNSMTENYGIAPGLEHYAAVADLLGRAGRIHKKTELAVKVAEKIFGVDPDNMAAYVLLSNVYAISGRWKEVAKLRICMRNKGMRKKPACSWIEIKNKVHAFSAGDKSHPYYDRINEALKVLLEKMEREGYVAETNEVLHDVDEEQKKTLLFSHSERLAIAFGVINSPAGTTIRITKNIRVCVDCHTAIKFMSKILGREIIVRDNSRFHHFNGGQCSCGDYW; encoded by the exons ATGAACCGAACTATGCTGACAAGGATTCTTTCGAATCCAGGTAATGTCAAAACAAAGTTTCAAGCTTTACAACTTCATGCTCAAATTATCATAACTGGTAATACCTCATCTTCTTCTCACACATCAACACTAATTTCAATCTACTCAAACTTCAACAATCTCTTACATTACACCATTCTTCTCTTTCACACACTTCACTCTCCTCCTTCCTTAGTAGCATGGAAATCCATCATCAGAGCCTACACTTCCCATACTCTTTTTCATCAAGCTCTCTATTCTTTTATTCAAATGCGTGGCTTTGGGATATACCCAGATCATAATATCTTCCCTTCTGTCCTAAAATCATGTGCTGTAATCATGGATTTGAGATTGGGTCAATCGGTTCATGGGTCTATTATTCGTTGTGGTATGGGTTCGGAGTTGTATACGTGTAATGCTCTCATgaatatgtattttaaatttcaggGCTTTGTTGCTCTTAATGTGTTTGATGAAATTCCTCAACGAAAGGGAGTTTGTTGTACTAAAGATCTAAGCTTTGGTTCTTCTGAAAGTGAAAGAAAAATAGGATCTTTTGATGATAGTGTGAGAAAAGTGTTTGAATTGATGCCGAAAAGGGATGTTGTTTCGTGGAATACAGTGATTGCGGGGAATGTACAGAATGGTATGTATGAAGAGGCTTTGATAATGCTTAGGGAAATGGGGAATGCTAATCTAAAGCCTGATTCTTTCACTTTGTCTAGTGTTGTTCCTATATTTGCTGAATATGTGGATGTTATTAAAGGTAAAGAGATTCATGGTTATGCCATAAGGAGTGGGTTTGATTCAGATGTATTCATTGGAAGCAGCTTAATTGACATGTATGCAAAGTGTACTAGAATGGAAGATTCACTTCGTGTTTTCGATCTTTTACCTCGTCGTGATGCCATTTCATGGAATTCGATCATTGCAGGTTGTGTACAGAATGGAGCATTTGATGAAGGTCTGAGATTCTTTAGGCTGATGTTAAGTGCTAAAATTCAGCCAATGCCGGTAACCTTTTCGAGTATCATGCCTGCTTGTGCTCACTTAACAACTCTTCATTTAGGTAAGCAACTCCACGGATACATTATTAGGGGTAGATTCGATGAAAATGTGTATATTGCTAGCTCACTTGTAGACATGTATGGTAAATGTGGGAACATTAGGATGGCTAGGTGGATTTTCGATAGAATAGAGTCACATGACATAGTGTCATGGACTGCCATCATTATGGGATATGCTTTGAATGGCTATGGAAATGATGCCATTTCCCTATTTGAACAAATGGAAAAAGAGGGAATAAAACCTGGTTATGTCTCATTTATAGCTATATTAACTGCTTGTAGTCATGCTGGATTGATCGATAGAGCGTGGGAGTATTTTAATTCTATGACTGAAAATTATGGGATTGCTCCTGGTTTGGAGCACTATGCTGCAGTTGCAGACCTTCTTGGTCGAGCTGGAAG AATTCATAAAAAAACCGAATTGGCTGTGAAAGTTGCTGAGAAAATATTTGGTGTTGATCCTGACAACATGGCTGCTTACGTGCTTTTGTCAAATGTTTACGCTATTTCTGGGAGATGGAAAGAAGTGGCAAAGCTGAGAATCTGTATGAGGAACAAGGGAATGAGAAAGAAGCCAGCTTGTAGCTGGATTGAGATTAAAAACAAGGTTCATGCTTTTAGTGCAGGAGACAAATCACACCCTTACTATGACAGAATTAATGAGgctttgaaagttcttttggAGAAGATGGAAAGAGAAGGGTATGTTGCTGAGACAAATGAGGTTCTCCATGATGTTGATGAGGAACAAAAGAAAACATTGTTGTTTAGCCATAGCGAAAGACTCGCTATTGCCTTTGGGGTCATCAACTCGCCTGCTGGTACAACTATTCGAATCACAAAGAACATTCGGGTTTGTGTGGACTGTCACACAGCAATCAAATTTATGTCGAAAATTTTAGGGAGGGAGATCATTGTGAGAGACAATAGCCGTTTTCACCATTTTAATGGCGGGCAGTGTTCATGTGGAGATTACTGGTGA
- the LOC115721918 gene encoding uncharacterized protein At4g14342 — protein sequence MQASDRFNINSQLEHLQAKYVGTGHADLNRFEWAVNIQRDSYASYVGHYPLLSYFAIAENESIGRERYNFMQKMLLPCGLPPEREDD from the exons gCCAGTGATAGGTTCAATATCAATTCCCAGCTTGAACATCTACAAGCTAAATATGTTGGTACTGGCCATGCTGACTTGAACAGATT TGAATGGGCTGTGAACATTCAACGTGATAGCTATGCATCCTATGTTGGACATTACCCACTTCTGTCCTACTTTGCTATTGCTGAAAATGAATCCATTGGAAGGGAACGCTACAACTTTATGCAG AAAATGCTTTTGCCATGTGGGCTTCCACCCGAAAGAGAGGACGACTGA